GAGTGAGCCACCACGCGGCGAGCTCCATCCGTCGCGGCAACGCCGTCGTCCGTCGACCATGGAGGACCGAGCGACCGTCCGTCCGGCGGGAGCGCGCCGCGAGCACCACCCCGTGACAGATCGCCGCCACCGGCTTGCCCGCGGCGAAGCTCTCGGCCACCGCGCGTTGCAGGAGCGGCGACTCGAGGTAAGGGCGCATCCCCGGCGCGTGCCCGCCCGGGAGCAGCAGCGCGTCGTAGGCGAGCGCAGCGATCGCCTCCCAGGGGAGCGGCGCGGCGAACTCCCGGCTCGCCGCCATCGCGCGGTACGCCTCCCGGCCGTGGCGATCGGCCACGAGAAACGGCGCGAACGGGCCGAGCCCGCGGCCGGTGAGCATCCGCGGGTCCGCCTGCGCCGGTCGTCCGTCGGGGGTCGCGACGACGACGTGGTGTCCGCGCTCGGAGAGCGTGCGCCACGGCACCCCGCTCTCGGTCGGGTCGACGTCGGCCGCCGGCAGCGGCAGGAGGACGACAGCCATGAGCGGAGCTCAGATCCCTGCGGCGAGCGAGGCGGCGATCGTCGGCGGCTCGACCGCCGCGGCGAGCCGCGCCAGCCGCTGTCGGGCCGACTCCGCGGCGCTCGCCACCTCGGACTCGCCGGTGAGGCAGAGGTCGAGGTCGCGCAACAGCCCGTCGCTCAGCGCATAGAGCCAGCCGTGGACGGCCAGCTCCTGGCCGCGCGCCCAGGCGTCGCGCACCACCGTCGTCTGTGCCACGTTGACCACCTGCTCGATGACGTTGAGCTCGCAGAGGCGGTCGTGACGTGCCCGTTCGTCGGGCAACGCGTCGAGGATCGACCGACTCTTCGAGCAGACGTCCTCGACGTGCCGCAGCCAGTTGTCGGCCAATCCGAGCTTGGTGCCGCGCAGAGCGGCGAGCAC
This genomic window from Holophagales bacterium contains:
- the can gene encoding carbonate dehydratase, coding for MRRLQHLFAGNRAWADELRRRDPQFFDRLAGQQAPSYLWIGCSDSRVPANQIVGLLPGEMFVHRNIANVVVHTDLNCLSTIQFAVDVLHVGHIIVCGHYGCGGVLAALRGTKLGLADNWLRHVEDVCSKSRSILDALPDERARHDRLCELNVIEQVVNVAQTTVVRDAWARGQELAVHGWLYALSDGLLRDLDLCLTGESEVASAAESARQRLARLAAAVEPPTIAASLAAGI
- a CDS encoding DJ-1/PfpI family protein, producing the protein MAVVLLPLPAADVDPTESGVPWRTLSERGHHVVVATPDGRPAQADPRMLTGRGLGPFAPFLVADRHGREAYRAMAASREFAAPLPWEAIAALAYDALLLPGGHAPGMRPYLESPLLQRAVAESFAAGKPVAAICHGVVLAARSRRTDGRSVLHGRRTTALPRRMELAAWWLTRAWLGSYYRTYPVTVEGEVTEALAAPAHFERGPASLRRDAPGQLDRGFTVRDGHYLSARWPGDAHRLAAEFAAML